One Babesia bovis T2Bo chromosome 4 map unlocalized Chr4_1, whole genome shotgun sequence genomic window carries:
- a CDS encoding CwfJ C-terminus 1-like family protein, with the protein MVKELQSVSSGGDPGPSTVTEIPDPNAGCIVRVHNIPSQIDEDSLKEVMGHFGKVKRCEVVPGIGQHSPCEAYVMFKLPSQAQQALKADEKLECGGCTLKISPWNSEWPSDTVISKKRSLDNVNSDACWFCLSNVACENHMVAFVSDESYIAIAKGPLHPLHSLVTPIYHYPNAACAPPNVLKDIQRMLDCLFDLCLKNGMGAIAFERYMPMHNPNAMHTQIHVVPVSLDRAMDAFGFVNGSEHFAGSRVEVLSDEFPTSIESLQGRLDSIQRSYFYLQVLGKTPGGTGFVHSHCLWTLGHRGGGRRIPITFGRELVLYLLPDTAWDSVPCSKLGGHSIASSWKQYAIDWRNCVTNKDSETTLSQSLSKSLITLDIK; encoded by the exons ATGGTTAAGGAATTGCAATCGGTTTCCAGTGGCGGTGACCCTGGCCCGTCAACAGTCACTGAGATTCCGGATCCTAATGCAGGATGCATCGTTAGGGTCCACAACATACCATCGCAGATCGATGAGGACTCCTTGAAGGAGGTTATGGGCCATTTTGGCAAGGTGAAGCGTTGTGAAGTTGTACCAGGAATCGGCCAGCATTCACCATGCGAAGC ATACGTGATGTTCAAGTTGCCTAGTCAGGCGCAGCAGGCATTGAAAGCTGATGAGAAGCTAGAGTGTGGAGGCTGTACTTTGAAAATATCACCATGGAATTCAGAGTGGCCTAGTGACACCGTGATCAGCAAGAAGCGCAGCCTTGACAACGTCAACTCTGATGCGTGTTGGTTTTGTTTAAGTAACGTAGCCTGTGAAAACCACATGGTTGCATTTGTATCGGACGAG AGTTATATCGCAATCGCAAAGGGGCCTCTCCACCCCCTGCACAGCTTGGTAACACCAATTTATCACTATCCTAATGCCGCATGTGCTCCACCTAATGTTTTAAAGGACATTCAACGGATGCTGGACTGTCTATTTGATTTGTGTCTTAAAAATGGTATGGGAGCTATTGCCTTCGAGCGATACATGCCTATGCACAACCCGAATGCTATGCATACGCAGATACATGTTGTACCTGTATCATTAGATCGTGCCATGGATGCATTTGGATTCGTTAATGGCTCTGAGCATTTTGCCGGTTCACGCGTGGAGGTATTATCGGATGAATTCCCAACATCCATAGAGTCCCTACAAGGACGCCTTGACAGTATACAAAGGTCTTACTTTTACCTGCAGGTACTTGGGAAAACTCCTGGAGGCACCGGTTTTGTACACTCTCATTGCCTCTGGACACTTGGACATCGTGGTGGTGGACGGCGAATTCCCATTACGTTTGGTAGGGAATTGGTACTTTATTTATTACCGGATACTGCATGGGATTCAGTACCATGCTCGAAGCTAGGAGGTCATTCCATTGCGTCATCGTGGAAGCAATATGCTATAGACTGGCGTAATTGTGTAACCAATAAAGATTCCGAGACCACCCTTTCACAGAGTCTATCAAAATCGCTAATAACATTAGATATTAAATAA